The DNA window GCTTCTTGACACATTCTGTAGAATCCACCGGGATTGTCCCTTTGATAGTCTCTCCATTCTCACCTTGACTCGGATAGTCTTGGGCAACCGGATCATAGAAACTACAGTACGCCTCACCTGTTTGGTCCCAAACATTCAGCGCATTCATCTCCGGAAGGCCAAAAAACTCCCCCGGTCTCGGAACATCTGTGCCAGTGAAGCACACTTCATAAGGTTCCAGTGTCACTTCCCCCGGTTTCCGGGCCCGATCAAAATTTTCTTCCTCTGACTGTTCTTTCTTGGTCTCTTCTTTTCCAGAATCTTCTTTCTTCGTTTCTGTTCCCTCCGTCTGGGCAACCTGGGCTTCCTTCTGCTGATTCTTTTCCACCAGAACGCCTGTCATCACTCCGCCGGCTCCCCCAAGTCCGATCACCGCCGCCGCGATCAGGATTTTTACCGCAAGGCTTTTCCCTGTGGCGCCCGCGGCCGTCTTGGCGGCTGCTCCTGCCGCCATCCCAGCAGCTATTTTTCCCGCCGCTCCTGCTGCTCCAGTTCCTGCCGCGCCCGCAGATGCTCCGGCGCCAGCGCCTGTGCCCGCTGCCATTCCAGCACTACCTTCTGCAAAAGCCTGGATTCCGCTCTCAACCGCCTGCAGGACTCCCGGATGGAAGGTACCCGCCGCCTGGGCCTCCACATTCTTGAACAGGAACAGCAAAAATGGAACCGGAGCCAGCCCATAGAGCTTTGTCCCTTGTTTCTCCAGAGTATTGACTGAGGCTTCGATCTTCCTCCGTCCATAGAGCAGCCGGGACTTTACCGTATTCTCGCTGATTCCCAGATTCCCGGCGATCTCCCGCACACTCATCTGATCGTAGTAGTACATCTCGACCACGACTCTCTGCTCTGGATTGAGACCCGCCAGGATTTCCCGCATAAGCCGGGCCGTCTCCCTTTGATCCAGCATTTCTTCAGGAAGGCTGGCTGTCCGGTCATCCTCGAAATCTACAGGAGCGTCCGCATCTTCTTCCATTTGGGAAAACAGCACCACTTTTTTCTTCCGCAGATGATCCACTCCAAGATTACGGGCGATCCGCTTGATCCATGGCCGGAACTTGTCCGCTTCTCGTAACTGGCCTAAGTTTTGGATGCCCTTTAAATAGGTATCCTGCACCAGATCCAGTACGGTTTCCTCGTCCCGGATCAAAATTTTCAGTGTGGTATATACACAATCATAGGTCCGGATATACAACACAGAAATCGCATCCGGATCTCCCTTTTGCGCCCGCTCCAAAAGCTCTTCTGAAAATCCCTGCTCCTCGCCGCAGAGAGGACAGAACTTTGAATTGTCTGGAATGATTTTTTTACAATGAAAGCATTTCATAACCTTTCCCCCTCGTTCTTCATTCAAGTTGATTATAGCAGACTTTATCCGCTTAAGAAACTAAATCCGCCCAAAGCAGCGGCTTCTATCTTCCAGACGAAGAACAAGGAAGAAAGGTTTTAACTTTTTCACATTTTTTTCACCGCCGATACCGGGCAGTGTTCAAAACAGCTTCCGCAATGCAGGCAATGCTCCTGTCGGATCACAAACGGCTGTCCCGGCTGGATACAGCTCTGGGGACAGTGTTCCATGCAGGTGCCGCAGCCGATGCAGTCCTCCCCGATCTGAAACCCTTTTCTGATAACACCGTTCCCATCTTCATTTTCCTCTCCGATCTGATAGCTTTCCCGGAAAATAGGCCGCACTCCCAGGTTGAAATACTCGATCCGCGCCTTCCGGATCACAAATACAATGCCAATTTCTCTGCTATCCCCCGGATATACATTGGCAAGATAGGGCTGTTCCTCAAAAATCCTGTCTATCCACATCTTCTGCTCTTCTTCCGGCGCCGCTTCCGCTCTGGCGGAGAGACTGATCATCTCCTTGTATCTGGTATAGCCCAGGATCTGTACCCGCCCATCAGACAAAAGCTCTTGACAGAAATCCTTTCCCCTGGCGGTAAAAAAATAAATCCCATCCGGCTCATAGTGGATGGCGCTGATGTTCCGCACTTGGGGAGCGCCGTTTCTATCCACCGTGGCAAAAGCCAGGACTCCTACATACTGCAGTTTCTGTAAACAAGTTTTTGCATCCATCCTGAATTTCTCCTTTTTCTATCCATTTTCCATCGATACCGTTATTTACGCTGATACGTTCACCACGATCTTTCCATTGACAGTGCCTTCCTCTAACGCGGTACATGCCTCTTTGATCTGCGCGAAGTCAAAACACGCGCCTACACGGGGCGTCAGTTCATGCGCTTCCAGAAAGCGAAAGATCCGCTCCACCGCCTCCTGGGTAGGCCAATTACTGTGGAATCCGGTAAGATATACTCCATTCGGAATCTCTTTGATGGGATCAAAACCATCCAGACCAAAAACGCCTCCAAGAACGCCCGTATTGCAGACGATGCCGCCCGGTCCTACACAATGCAGCGTATCGCGGAGAGTCTTAGGACCTACCAGCTCCAATGCCTTCATTACGCCGCCTGCTTTTTCTTTCTCCGCGGCCAGATACCTGTTTCCCGCAAGACTGCCTGTGTCAAGGATCGCCTCATCTGCATCTGATAGCAGGTTCAGCTTGCCTTCTCTATGAGTCGTTGCGATCACCCGGCAGCCTAAGGCTTTTGCCATCTGGATCGCCGCGTATCCCAGGGCGCAGGTCCCTCCCCGCACCAGAAGCACATCCGCAGGCTTTAAGTCCAAACATTGGAACAAAGAACCCCAGGCGGTAAAATAGGTCTCCGGCACGGCGGCAAGCAGGATCCAGGGCAGGCTGGATGACACTTCGAATACGTGATGGGCAGGAAGCAGGGCATACTGGGCGTAGCTTCCATGAAAACTGCGTCCCATACCTCCCATGAAGGCCGCCACCTTCTGTCCCGTCTCAAACCGGCTGTCGGAAGGATCCGCGACCTCTCCCACGCACTCAATACCGGGGATGATGGGTTTCTGGATATAAT is part of the Lachnospiraceae bacterium KGMB03038 genome and encodes:
- a CDS encoding sigma-70 family RNA polymerase sigma factor, with product MKCFHCKKIIPDNSKFCPLCGEEQGFSEELLERAQKGDPDAISVLYIRTYDCVYTTLKILIRDEETVLDLVQDTYLKGIQNLGQLREADKFRPWIKRIARNLGVDHLRKKKVVLFSQMEEDADAPVDFEDDRTASLPEEMLDQRETARLMREILAGLNPEQRVVVEMYYYDQMSVREIAGNLGISENTVKSRLLYGRRKIEASVNTLEKQGTKLYGLAPVPFLLFLFKNVEAQAAGTFHPGVLQAVESGIQAFAEGSAGMAAGTGAGAGASAGAAGTGAAGAAGKIAAGMAAGAAAKTAAGATGKSLAVKILIAAAVIGLGGAGGVMTGVLVEKNQQKEAQVAQTEGTETKKEDSGKEETKKEQSEEENFDRARKPGEVTLEPYEVCFTGTDVPRPGEFFGLPEMNALNVWDQTGEAYCSFYDPVAQDYPSQGENGETIKGTIPVDSTECVKKLNTYMLGRGYGREARFRNEDNGGMEYLWYKDDLQIRINVLSDNNFEFSIVENQPYVPASIDGHHWSYQTQDIEGHTYISTLDFYPDGRVEYMHGLYRSEPDILASGTYTLESDGEEDRVSLNFPTNSLNGEAMNMECVYRYTLAPDRLGMEYISGVPLNMFQDVGSEVNYYPDPDA
- a CDS encoding 4Fe-4S dicluster domain-containing protein, producing the protein MDAKTCLQKLQYVGVLAFATVDRNGAPQVRNISAIHYEPDGIYFFTARGKDFCQELLSDGRVQILGYTRYKEMISLSARAEAAPEEEQKMWIDRIFEEQPYLANVYPGDSREIGIVFVIRKARIEYFNLGVRPIFRESYQIGEENEDGNGVIRKGFQIGEDCIGCGTCMEHCPQSCIQPGQPFVIRQEHCLHCGSCFEHCPVSAVKKM
- a CDS encoding zinc-binding dehydrogenase, whose protein sequence is MKAVVLMEPTRAEEVKLTDFPIPEVRPGWVLVKVKAFGMNYSEQILRQSEIRADYIQKPIIPGIECVGEVADPSDSRFETGQKVAAFMGGMGRSFHGSYAQYALLPAHHVFEVSSSLPWILLAAVPETYFTAWGSLFQCLDLKPADVLLVRGGTCALGYAAIQMAKALGCRVIATTHREGKLNLLSDADEAILDTGSLAGNRYLAAEKEKAGGVMKALELVGPKTLRDTLHCVGPGGIVCNTGVLGGVFGLDGFDPIKEIPNGVYLTGFHSNWPTQEAVERIFRFLEAHELTPRVGACFDFAQIKEACTALEEGTVNGKIVVNVSA